A genomic window from Promicromonospora sukumoe includes:
- a CDS encoding copper resistance CopC family protein, with amino-acid sequence MHTHQTSLPLSPLPPSALSLSALPLSAVPLSAVPLSAVPLSAVPPSAALTRRAARRAPRRALRVALAAVGLFLVAAPPATAHDQLRSSTPAEGATTTGLPDQVTLVLSEAPLATGAQLVLTTPEGDTVAAGAPAVEGDGATLTFPLTGEGPAGDYTAAWHVVSSDGHPIEGIFEFAVRATATAEPTKDASEEARASATPSQDPPSSTPSVASTDLAGASRPADGRPADGRPADGRPANGGGTVDPILVVGVGVGVAVAVLVVVTFLTRRNHPAPDPADHADSTDSTDVSE; translated from the coding sequence ATGCACACCCATCAGACGTCCCTGCCGCTGTCCCCTCTGCCGCCGTCCGCGCTGTCGCTGTCCGCGCTGCCGCTGTCTGCCGTGCCGCTGTCTGCCGTGCCGCTGTCCGCCGTGCCGTTGTCCGCCGTGCCGCCGTCCGCAGCCTTGACGCGGCGGGCGGCTCGCCGCGCGCCCCGGCGTGCCCTGCGCGTCGCCCTCGCGGCGGTCGGGCTGTTCCTGGTCGCCGCCCCGCCCGCGACGGCGCACGACCAGCTGCGGTCCTCGACTCCCGCCGAAGGCGCGACGACGACCGGGTTGCCCGACCAGGTCACCCTCGTCCTGTCCGAGGCGCCCTTGGCGACCGGCGCCCAGCTCGTCCTGACCACCCCGGAGGGCGACACGGTGGCCGCCGGTGCGCCCGCCGTCGAAGGGGACGGCGCGACCCTCACGTTCCCCCTGACGGGTGAGGGGCCCGCTGGCGACTACACGGCGGCCTGGCACGTCGTCTCCTCCGACGGGCACCCGATCGAGGGGATCTTCGAGTTCGCGGTCCGCGCGACAGCCACGGCCGAGCCCACGAAGGACGCGTCGGAGGAGGCCCGCGCGAGCGCGACGCCGTCCCAGGACCCACCGTCGTCGACACCCTCCGTGGCATCGACGGACCTGGCGGGAGCGTCGCGTCCGGCAGACGGTCGTCCGGCAGACGGTCGTCCGGCAGACGGTCGTCCGGCAAACGGTGGAGGGACTGTGGACCCGATCCTCGTGGTCGGCGTGGGTGTGGGCGTAGCCGTCGCAGTCCTGGTGGTGGTCACGTTCCTCACGCGACGCAACCACCCGGCACCGGACCCGGCTGACCACGCCGACAGCACCGACAGCACCGACGTCTCGGAATGA
- a CDS encoding MFS transporter, whose amino-acid sequence MSPVPEPASDLVPRSTDALPGAQPGAQRTAGRTRSPWWVVVGAGTANAVGPQMYLATTGIFVLPIVQDTGFSRTTVTGAYSVAAVGMVIGLLLVSRLVDRYAARYILVPGFLLFAASMATIGLVPAVEWIYFIPCFFVGFFGAGTAIPASRVVVGWFDNNRALAVGVVTGIIGLGAALGPLLAGALIDGVGWRLAYGCMALIAAVVSVTMVTLFVRGRAERHVRGRLVQETHVGDRDVSLELPGLTFRESLRTRQFWNIALGLGLVGVVVIGLQVHLVPMMTDRGLSPDEAARLLVVFGVASLVGRVVGGVVIDRVHGSIVGPIVILAPIAGMFFLHPPFSTAAVAVAFIGVAFGIEGDLLALLITRYLGMRNFGRIIGPIQAMFILGSAFGPLLLGLGYDELGSYDPVMPVLMGVLVVGAVLIATLGRYVYPAVDGFDRLAARDELAAAEVLSDIAESQDSPASSSPAGRARFEVRG is encoded by the coding sequence ATGAGCCCGGTCCCTGAACCTGCCTCTGACCTTGTCCCCCGTAGTACCGATGCTCTGCCCGGTGCCCAGCCCGGTGCCCAGCGCACCGCCGGCCGGACGCGGAGCCCGTGGTGGGTGGTCGTCGGCGCCGGGACGGCGAACGCCGTCGGACCCCAGATGTACCTCGCCACCACCGGCATCTTCGTGCTGCCGATCGTGCAGGACACCGGCTTCAGCCGCACGACGGTGACGGGCGCCTACTCGGTCGCCGCCGTCGGCATGGTGATCGGCCTGCTCCTCGTCAGCCGGCTCGTGGACCGCTACGCCGCGCGCTACATCCTCGTGCCCGGGTTCCTGCTGTTCGCGGCCTCGATGGCGACGATCGGCCTGGTCCCGGCGGTCGAGTGGATCTACTTCATCCCCTGCTTCTTCGTGGGCTTCTTCGGCGCCGGCACAGCGATCCCCGCCTCCCGGGTGGTCGTGGGCTGGTTCGACAACAACCGGGCCCTCGCCGTCGGCGTCGTCACGGGCATCATCGGCCTGGGCGCCGCGCTCGGCCCCCTGCTGGCCGGGGCCCTGATCGACGGCGTCGGCTGGCGGCTGGCCTACGGCTGCATGGCACTGATCGCCGCCGTCGTGTCCGTCACGATGGTCACCTTGTTCGTGCGCGGCCGCGCCGAGCGGCACGTCCGCGGGCGACTCGTCCAGGAGACCCACGTCGGCGACCGGGACGTCAGCCTCGAGCTGCCGGGCCTGACCTTCCGTGAGTCGCTGCGCACCCGGCAGTTCTGGAACATCGCTCTCGGGCTCGGCCTGGTCGGCGTAGTCGTGATCGGCCTGCAGGTGCACCTCGTGCCGATGATGACCGACCGCGGCCTGAGCCCCGACGAGGCGGCCCGGCTGCTGGTCGTCTTCGGCGTCGCCTCGCTGGTGGGCCGGGTCGTGGGCGGCGTCGTCATCGACCGGGTCCACGGCTCGATCGTCGGACCGATCGTGATCCTCGCGCCCATCGCGGGCATGTTCTTCCTGCACCCGCCGTTCTCCACGGCCGCCGTCGCGGTCGCGTTCATCGGCGTCGCGTTCGGCATCGAGGGCGACCTGCTGGCCCTGCTCATCACGCGGTACCTCGGCATGCGCAACTTCGGCCGGATCATCGGCCCGATCCAGGCGATGTTCATCCTCGGCAGCGCGTTCGGGCCCCTGCTCCTCGGGCTGGGGTACGACGAGCTGGGCTCCTACGACCCGGTCATGCCGGTGCTGATGGGCGTGCTCGTGGTCGGCGCCGTGCTCATCGCGACGCTGGGCCGGTACGTCTACCCGGCCGTGGACGGCTTCGACCGGCTCGCCGCGCGCGACGAGCTCGCGGCCGCCGAGGTGCTGAGCGACATCGCCGAGAGCCAGGACTCCCCTGCCTCGTCCTCCCCGGCGGGGCGGGCGCGCTTCGAGGTCCGGGGCTGA
- a CDS encoding FAD-dependent oxidoreductase, with protein MTDLDVDLAVIGFGKGGKTLAAAMARRGARVAMIEQSDRMYGGTCINIGCVPTKALVHDAENGSPDVPGPERYRRAAERTDALTTLLRGKNFAMLDTLDTVTVITGTAAFADPHTLTVRAGDDTLRVTARTIVVNTGADPELPPVPGLRESGRVVTSTELLARTERPGELVVLGGGYVAVEFASMHAAFGARVTLLARGPRLLRSEDDDVVATATEILTGAGVTVRTGATVTGVEDDGDVAVVTYTDQDGVRRTARGDTVLAALGRRPHTAGLRLDAAGIETDARGAVVVDEHLRTTQPHVYAVGDVNGGPQYTYVSLDDHRIVLDDLTGEGRRTTTDRRAVASALFMTPPLARVGLTEAEARATGRPLLVATRRVADMATVPRARIVHDPRGLMKAVVDAETDEILGVTMLSHDAHETINTVALAMRHGVTASEMRDEIYTHPSMTEAFNDLFANLRPA; from the coding sequence ATGACCGACCTCGACGTGGATCTCGCGGTGATCGGCTTCGGCAAGGGCGGCAAGACCCTCGCGGCCGCCATGGCCCGCCGCGGCGCCCGGGTCGCGATGATCGAGCAGTCCGACCGGATGTACGGCGGTACCTGCATCAATATCGGGTGCGTCCCCACCAAGGCTCTCGTGCACGACGCCGAGAACGGCTCGCCCGACGTGCCGGGACCCGAGCGGTACCGCCGCGCCGCGGAGCGCACCGACGCTCTGACCACGCTGCTGCGCGGCAAGAACTTCGCGATGCTCGACACCCTCGACACCGTCACGGTCATCACCGGCACCGCCGCGTTCGCGGACCCGCACACCCTGACCGTGCGGGCCGGCGACGACACCCTGCGGGTCACCGCGCGGACGATCGTCGTCAACACCGGCGCCGACCCCGAGCTCCCGCCGGTCCCGGGCCTGCGCGAGAGCGGGCGCGTCGTCACCAGCACCGAGCTGCTCGCCCGCACCGAACGGCCCGGCGAGCTGGTCGTGCTCGGCGGAGGGTACGTCGCGGTCGAGTTCGCCTCCATGCACGCCGCCTTCGGCGCGCGGGTCACCCTCCTCGCGCGGGGCCCGCGCCTCCTGCGCAGCGAGGACGACGACGTCGTCGCGACCGCCACGGAGATCCTCACCGGAGCGGGCGTCACGGTCCGGACGGGCGCCACGGTCACCGGCGTCGAGGACGACGGCGACGTCGCGGTCGTCACGTACACCGACCAGGACGGCGTCCGGCGGACAGCCCGGGGCGACACCGTGCTCGCCGCGCTGGGCCGCCGTCCGCACACCGCGGGCCTCCGCCTCGACGCGGCCGGGATCGAGACCGACGCCCGCGGCGCCGTCGTCGTCGACGAGCACCTGCGCACCACCCAGCCGCACGTCTACGCCGTCGGCGACGTCAACGGCGGGCCGCAGTACACCTACGTCTCGCTCGACGACCACCGCATCGTGCTCGACGACCTCACCGGCGAGGGGCGCCGCACCACCACGGACCGCAGGGCCGTGGCCTCGGCGCTCTTCATGACGCCGCCCCTGGCGCGCGTCGGCCTCACCGAGGCCGAGGCCCGCGCGACCGGGCGGCCGCTCCTGGTCGCGACGCGCAGGGTCGCGGACATGGCGACCGTTCCCCGGGCGCGGATCGTCCACGACCCGCGCGGCCTGATGAAGGCGGTCGTCGACGCCGAGACCGACGAGATCCTCGGCGTCACGATGCTCAGCCACGACGCCCACGAGACGATCAACACCGTGGCGCTCGCCATGCGCCACGGCGTCACCGCGAGCGAGATGCGCGACGAGATCTACACGCACCCGTCGATGACCGAGGCGTTCAACGACCTGTTCGCCAACCTCCGCCCGGCGTGA
- a CDS encoding YnfA family protein, translating to MSVLYSIGLFIAAALFEIGGAWLVWQGIREHRGWVWIGAGVIALGIYGVFASLQPDANFGRILAAYGGVFVAGSLAWGMVVDGFRPDRWDVTGALICLVGVAIIMYAPRSA from the coding sequence ATGAGCGTCCTGTACTCGATCGGCCTGTTCATCGCTGCCGCGCTGTTCGAGATCGGCGGCGCCTGGCTGGTCTGGCAGGGCATCCGCGAGCACCGCGGCTGGGTGTGGATCGGCGCCGGGGTGATCGCGCTGGGGATCTACGGCGTCTTCGCCAGCCTCCAGCCCGACGCGAACTTCGGCCGGATCCTGGCTGCCTACGGCGGCGTGTTCGTCGCCGGCTCCCTGGCGTGGGGCATGGTCGTCGACGGGTTCCGGCCCGACCGGTGGGACGTGACCGGTGCCCTGATCTGCCTCGTCGGCGTCGCGATCATCATGTACGCGCCGCGATCCGCATGA
- a CDS encoding C40 family peptidase, whose amino-acid sequence MDSYTSSAAPQGGRGRHRAARRPVLAGVAQAASGQLAALTGRGAVVAAAGGGVLLSLVAPSAQAAPATEISTSLAGKSLQGELNAADLNALATQAKQSVSASPVVTVAADATLTVEKAAVSVTSAAENEDYQAELAAETEAEEAAAAAEAAAEAAAGIAAEAAAAVEIPASASGSAVVSVAMRYLGVPYVWGGSTPAGFDCSGFASYVYGQVGISLPRTSSEQRYAGPEVPWSQAQPGDLIWSPGHIAIYAGDGMQIEAPVPGKSVRYTSIWQSNPTFLRVG is encoded by the coding sequence ATGGACTCGTACACCTCTTCTGCCGCGCCCCAGGGTGGGCGTGGCCGTCACCGAGCGGCCCGCCGCCCGGTCCTGGCCGGCGTCGCGCAGGCCGCCTCCGGGCAGCTGGCCGCCCTGACCGGTCGCGGCGCCGTCGTCGCCGCTGCCGGTGGTGGCGTCCTGCTGTCCCTGGTCGCACCCTCGGCACAGGCCGCACCCGCCACGGAGATCAGCACCTCGTTGGCGGGCAAGTCCCTCCAGGGCGAGCTGAACGCCGCCGACCTCAACGCCCTGGCGACCCAGGCCAAGCAGTCGGTCTCCGCCTCGCCCGTGGTCACCGTGGCCGCCGACGCGACGCTGACGGTCGAGAAGGCCGCCGTCTCCGTCACGTCCGCCGCGGAGAACGAGGACTACCAGGCCGAGCTGGCCGCCGAGACGGAGGCGGAAGAAGCCGCGGCCGCGGCGGAGGCGGCTGCTGAGGCGGCTGCCGGGATCGCTGCTGAGGCGGCCGCGGCGGTCGAGATCCCGGCGTCGGCGTCGGGTTCAGCGGTCGTGTCGGTGGCGATGCGGTACCTCGGCGTGCCCTACGTGTGGGGTGGGTCGACGCCGGCCGGGTTCGACTGCTCGGGGTTCGCGTCGTACGTCTACGGCCAGGTAGGGATCAGCCTGCCGCGCACCTCCTCGGAGCAGCGGTACGCGGGACCGGAGGTGCCGTGGTCGCAGGCGCAGCCCGGCGACCTGATCTGGTCGCCGGGGCACATCGCGATCTATGCCGGCGACGGCATGCAGATCGAGGCCCCGGTCCCGGGCAAGTCCGTCCGGTACACGAGCATCTGGCAGTCCAACCCGACCTTCCTGCGCGTCGGCTGA
- the ccsB gene encoding c-type cytochrome biogenesis protein CcsB, whose translation MDISALSVLLVWATVTALVIALVAFAVDLSRQVDRRAAPAFTGATSVMAPRRAAAIGMSTTWLATGLLTGAVVLRGIAAGRTPWSNMYEFTLVGTCAALLAFVLLGLRRDVRFLGTFVAGTGALFLVLAVNAFYTPATGLFPALQSYWLVVHVGVAVGAAGIFTVSFLIASLQLLRDSRDHDGPITGRRAWRWLDNVPITTALESLSFRLNAIGFVAWTFTLIGGAIWAESAWGRYWGWDPKEVWTFIIWVVYAAYLHARTTRGWTGRKAAWFVLVGYACVVFNFTFVNLVINGKHSYSGLTAG comes from the coding sequence ATGGATATCTCTGCCCTGAGCGTGCTCCTCGTCTGGGCGACGGTCACCGCGCTCGTGATCGCACTCGTCGCCTTCGCCGTCGACCTGTCACGACAGGTCGACCGACGCGCGGCCCCCGCGTTCACCGGCGCGACCTCGGTGATGGCACCCCGGCGCGCCGCGGCCATCGGCATGTCCACGACCTGGCTGGCCACCGGCCTGCTGACCGGAGCCGTGGTGCTGCGCGGCATAGCGGCCGGCCGCACCCCGTGGTCGAACATGTACGAGTTCACGCTCGTCGGGACGTGCGCCGCCCTGCTCGCCTTCGTGCTGCTCGGCCTGCGCCGCGACGTGCGGTTCCTCGGCACCTTCGTCGCGGGTACCGGGGCGCTGTTCCTCGTGCTCGCGGTCAACGCCTTCTACACCCCGGCCACCGGGCTGTTCCCCGCCCTGCAGTCGTACTGGCTGGTCGTCCATGTCGGCGTCGCCGTGGGTGCCGCCGGGATCTTCACCGTCAGCTTCCTCATCGCGTCGCTCCAGCTCCTGCGCGACTCCCGCGACCACGACGGTCCGATCACCGGCCGGCGTGCGTGGCGCTGGCTGGACAACGTTCCCATCACCACCGCGCTGGAGTCGCTCTCCTTCCGGCTCAACGCCATCGGCTTCGTGGCCTGGACCTTCACCCTCATCGGCGGGGCGATCTGGGCCGAGAGCGCCTGGGGGCGGTACTGGGGCTGGGACCCCAAGGAGGTCTGGACCTTCATCATCTGGGTCGTGTACGCGGCCTACCTCCACGCCCGCACCACGCGCGGCTGGACCGGCCGGAAGGCCGCCTGGTTCGTGCTGGTCGGTTACGCGTGCGTGGTCTTCAACTTCACCTTCGTCAACCTGGTGATCAACGGCAAGCACTCCTACTCCGGGCTGACCGCCGGATAG
- a CDS encoding oxygenase MpaB family protein, with product MTLSNNAPPAPDRLVNLAAARARHGDRVDLMVQKVRTGDPLADAVVVELDALGRPARAALQRGLAEGRASVPDAPPGVAALLDQVETVPGWVASDLLDAGDRTSLAVPPHWRGLAFAGGSLAHTYRSPAIARLLVGTGRLTSTAPRRLAETGLWNASVVLPGGLRHGAPGYVQTVQVRLLHARVRASATAHGWDAARWGVPINQADTARTWLDFTVVPFTFLEGIGYRLTGEEQAQLYRYWWYVGHLLGLDEELFLGIGNHEQAGELLDLVDSTSEAPDENSRALVGALFDAATTNLAAVPRSPMDAAGWRDLLNALAGRYHGEAATALGIPESPVASVLPLLAAGEAKARGYQLQVPGAVQEAVDDGVLAFRGLIAALGDGNAAYQDHVAAR from the coding sequence ATGACCCTCTCGAACAATGCCCCACCAGCCCCCGACCGCCTGGTCAACCTCGCCGCGGCTCGCGCCCGGCACGGCGACCGGGTCGACCTCATGGTCCAGAAGGTGCGGACGGGTGACCCGCTGGCCGACGCCGTCGTCGTCGAGCTCGACGCGCTCGGCCGCCCCGCCCGGGCGGCGCTCCAGCGTGGCCTCGCCGAGGGCCGGGCGAGCGTGCCGGACGCTCCGCCCGGCGTCGCCGCGCTGCTCGACCAGGTCGAGACGGTGCCCGGGTGGGTCGCGTCCGACCTGCTGGACGCGGGGGACCGGACGTCGCTCGCCGTGCCGCCGCACTGGCGCGGCCTCGCCTTCGCGGGCGGCTCGCTGGCGCACACCTACCGGTCCCCGGCGATCGCGAGGCTGCTCGTGGGGACCGGCCGGCTGACGTCGACGGCGCCGCGCCGGCTGGCCGAGACCGGGCTGTGGAACGCGTCGGTGGTGCTGCCCGGCGGTCTGCGGCACGGCGCGCCCGGCTACGTGCAGACGGTCCAGGTCCGCCTGCTGCACGCGCGGGTGCGGGCCTCCGCCACCGCGCACGGGTGGGACGCCGCCCGCTGGGGAGTGCCGATCAACCAGGCCGACACGGCGCGCACCTGGCTCGACTTCACCGTGGTGCCCTTCACGTTCCTGGAGGGCATCGGCTACCGGCTCACCGGCGAGGAGCAGGCGCAGCTGTACCGGTACTGGTGGTACGTCGGCCACCTGCTGGGCCTCGACGAGGAGCTCTTCCTCGGCATCGGGAACCACGAGCAGGCCGGTGAGCTGCTGGACCTCGTCGACTCGACGTCCGAGGCGCCGGACGAGAACAGCCGGGCCCTGGTCGGAGCCCTGTTCGACGCCGCGACCACCAACCTCGCGGCCGTGCCGCGGTCGCCGATGGACGCGGCGGGCTGGCGCGACCTGCTCAACGCCCTGGCCGGCCGCTATCACGGCGAGGCCGCGACGGCGCTCGGCATCCCGGAGTCGCCCGTCGCCTCCGTGCTGCCGCTGCTCGCGGCCGGGGAGGCGAAGGCGCGCGGCTACCAGCTCCAGGTTCCCGGCGCGGTGCAGGAGGCGGTCGACGACGGCGTCCTCGCCTTCCGCGGTCTGATCGCCGCCCTGGGCGACGGGAACGCGGCGTACCAGGACCACGTCGCCGCCCGCTGA
- a CDS encoding helix-turn-helix transcriptional regulator encodes MIDRTGLAGFLRSRREALQPEDVGMPRGQRRRTSGLRREEVATLCNMSADYYSRLERERGPQPSPQMLASIAQGLHLSIDERDHLFRLAGHNPPPRGSSSEHISPGLLRILDRLADTPAEIVTELGETLRQTPMGVALTGDTTRYTGPARSLGYRWFTEPGARDLYAPEEHAFMTRMYAAGLRGLVTLRGPDSRAAYLAGLLLESNEEFRRVWDDHEIGIHPHEVKHFVHPEVGALELNCQRLVDPGQAHALMVYTAVPGSESYEKLQVLSVIGAQTLRSTSG; translated from the coding sequence ATGATCGACCGCACCGGGCTGGCCGGCTTTCTGCGCAGCAGGCGTGAGGCGCTGCAGCCGGAGGACGTCGGCATGCCGCGTGGGCAGCGCCGCAGGACCAGCGGGCTCCGGCGCGAGGAGGTCGCGACGCTGTGCAACATGTCGGCGGACTACTACTCCCGCCTGGAGCGGGAGCGCGGGCCGCAGCCGTCGCCGCAGATGCTGGCGTCGATCGCCCAAGGGCTGCACCTGTCGATCGACGAGCGCGACCACCTGTTCCGCCTCGCCGGGCACAACCCGCCGCCCCGGGGCTCGTCCAGCGAGCACATCAGCCCGGGGCTGCTGCGCATCCTCGACCGGCTGGCGGACACGCCCGCGGAGATCGTCACCGAGCTGGGCGAGACCCTGCGGCAGACGCCGATGGGGGTGGCGCTCACCGGCGACACGACCCGGTACACCGGCCCGGCCCGCAGTCTGGGGTACCGGTGGTTCACCGAACCGGGCGCCCGGGACCTGTACGCCCCGGAGGAGCACGCGTTCATGACCCGGATGTACGCCGCCGGCCTGCGTGGTCTGGTCACGCTGCGCGGCCCCGACTCCCGGGCCGCCTACCTGGCCGGGCTGCTCCTGGAGAGCAACGAGGAGTTCCGGCGCGTGTGGGACGACCACGAGATAGGCATCCATCCCCATGAGGTCAAGCACTTCGTCCACCCCGAGGTCGGCGCGCTGGAGCTCAACTGCCAGCGGCTCGTCGATCCCGGGCAGGCCCACGCTCTGATGGTCTACACCGCCGTCCCGGGCAGCGAGAGCTACGAGAAGCTCCAGGTGCTCTCCGTCATCGGCGCGCAGACGCTGCGCTCGACCTCCGGCTGA
- a CDS encoding glycoside hydrolase domain-containing protein encodes MSAAQMFLRGLAACGGSLALLVAGLALPAAAEPETPVVYSSGSTATRANGLGFDACSAPSLAALGAWRGTSPYGVVNIYFGGNNRGCAQPNLTPTWVRGAVAAGWKLLPTYFGYQPTCMFGNKPNRYNAGNATARGSSDGADAVAQAQALGVLSGSGLYADVENYDRTDGPCRTAVRRYVSAWTKTLHAAGYLAGVYVHQDSGLRDLSESYNWSAYARADAVWMARWDGDPSLTNWPTAPNSQWSYYQRAKQYQGDHDETHGGVTINIDSDSVRAPVATVARQYTVTSSTPLNARSGPSSSSPVVRTYAPGAALSVVCQGSGQQVGPTAVWDRLTNGAWVSDRYVSTPSGTGFSASVLPRCTYPGQVTVDLVNARTGPGASYPTTGSPLRRGALAYVMCQRAGSRVGTTAVWDKLRNGSWVSDYYVSNRSNTTWSSRVPRCP; translated from the coding sequence ATGTCCGCCGCGCAGATGTTCCTCAGGGGCCTGGCGGCGTGCGGCGGCAGCCTGGCCCTGCTGGTCGCCGGGCTGGCCCTTCCGGCGGCGGCCGAGCCGGAGACCCCGGTGGTCTACAGCTCGGGCTCGACGGCGACGCGGGCCAACGGCCTCGGCTTCGACGCCTGCTCCGCGCCCTCGCTCGCGGCGCTGGGCGCCTGGCGCGGGACGTCACCCTACGGGGTGGTGAACATCTACTTCGGCGGCAACAACCGCGGCTGCGCGCAGCCCAACCTGACCCCGACGTGGGTCCGGGGCGCCGTCGCCGCCGGCTGGAAGCTGCTGCCCACCTACTTCGGGTACCAGCCGACCTGCATGTTCGGCAACAAGCCGAACCGCTACAACGCCGGCAATGCCACGGCTCGCGGCAGCTCCGACGGCGCCGACGCCGTCGCACAGGCCCAGGCGCTCGGCGTGCTGTCCGGGAGCGGTCTCTACGCCGACGTCGAGAACTACGACCGGACCGACGGGCCGTGCCGGACCGCGGTACGGCGGTACGTCTCGGCGTGGACGAAGACCCTGCACGCCGCGGGATACCTGGCCGGCGTGTACGTGCACCAGGACTCCGGGCTGCGCGACCTGTCCGAGTCCTACAACTGGAGCGCGTACGCCCGGGCGGACGCGGTGTGGATGGCCCGCTGGGACGGCGACCCCTCGCTCACGAACTGGCCGACGGCGCCGAACTCGCAGTGGTCGTACTACCAGCGCGCCAAGCAGTACCAGGGCGACCACGACGAGACCCACGGCGGGGTGACGATCAACATCGACTCGGACTCCGTCCGGGCACCCGTCGCCACGGTCGCGCGCCAGTACACCGTGACCAGCTCGACGCCGCTGAACGCCCGTAGCGGGCCGTCGTCGTCCTCGCCGGTCGTGCGCACCTACGCCCCGGGCGCCGCACTGTCCGTGGTGTGCCAGGGCAGCGGGCAGCAGGTGGGCCCGACGGCGGTATGGGACCGGCTGACCAACGGGGCCTGGGTCAGCGACCGGTACGTGTCGACGCCGTCGGGCACGGGGTTCTCCGCCTCGGTGCTGCCGCGGTGCACCTATCCCGGGCAGGTGACCGTCGACCTGGTCAACGCCCGGACCGGTCCCGGGGCGTCGTACCCGACCACCGGCAGCCCGCTGCGGCGGGGCGCCCTGGCCTACGTGATGTGCCAGCGGGCCGGCAGCCGGGTCGGCACCACCGCGGTGTGGGACAAGCTGCGCAACGGCAGCTGGGTCAGTGACTACTACGTCTCGAACCGGTCGAACACGACCTGGAGCTCGCGGGTGCCCCGCTGCCCCTGA
- a CDS encoding SLC13 family permease yields MGPVEHLIDPLVATFVILSLAVLGFATNRVPLVIVALFVPVSLWATGVLPLGEALAGFSDPVVLFIATLFVLSAALETTGITAWIGAQLERCSSFGRTGLLATMVGGTALLAAVISINGAVAALLPVAVVAAARAGIVPSRMLIPVAFAASAGSMLTLTGTPVNVIVSEVAADAGGREFGYFEFALVGLPLVLVTMVLVVTLGQRLLPERAPERLADVAADPRERVRSWQESYAAELDAARLFTGTTGVVEVLIAPRSTLIGRRVSPGMTTRDEDLVVVALRRASDPSGGSDASASSGALPLQAGDSVLVRGPWEALHRYTRSPDVIAVEASQSLQRSVPLGLGWKRCLGVLVATIGLLATGAVPPVIVGLLAAAALVLLRVITVPQGLRAISWDTVILIGALIPLSAAFVSSGAAEAIAELVMRLTGSGSPYFALLAVCALTLVLGQFISNVATVLVMAPVAVSFAQTLDVSVQPFMMALAVVGAAAFLTPIATPVNLMVLQPGGYRFGDYWRLGLPLALVFLAAAVFYVPVVWPF; encoded by the coding sequence ATGGGGCCCGTGGAGCACCTGATCGACCCGCTGGTCGCAACGTTCGTGATCCTGTCCCTAGCCGTGCTCGGCTTTGCGACGAACCGGGTGCCGCTCGTGATCGTGGCCCTCTTCGTCCCGGTGTCGTTGTGGGCGACCGGCGTCCTGCCGCTGGGTGAGGCCCTGGCCGGCTTCAGCGATCCGGTGGTCCTGTTCATCGCCACGCTGTTCGTGCTCAGCGCGGCCCTGGAGACCACGGGGATCACGGCGTGGATCGGGGCGCAGCTGGAGCGGTGCTCGTCGTTCGGGCGCACCGGGCTGCTCGCGACGATGGTCGGCGGCACGGCGCTCCTCGCGGCCGTCATCAGCATCAACGGCGCGGTCGCGGCGCTCCTGCCCGTCGCCGTCGTCGCCGCCGCGCGGGCCGGCATCGTGCCCTCGCGGATGCTGATCCCCGTGGCGTTCGCCGCGAGCGCGGGGTCGATGCTGACGCTCACCGGCACGCCGGTGAACGTCATCGTCTCCGAGGTGGCCGCGGACGCGGGCGGCCGGGAGTTCGGGTACTTCGAGTTCGCGCTGGTCGGGCTGCCGCTCGTCCTGGTCACGATGGTCCTCGTCGTGACCCTCGGCCAGCGCCTCCTGCCGGAGCGCGCCCCCGAGCGGTTGGCCGACGTCGCCGCCGACCCGCGCGAACGCGTGCGCTCGTGGCAGGAGAGCTACGCCGCGGAGCTCGACGCGGCGCGCCTCTTCACGGGCACCACGGGTGTGGTCGAGGTGCTCATCGCGCCCCGCTCGACCCTGATCGGGCGTCGTGTCAGCCCCGGCATGACGACGCGGGACGAGGACCTCGTCGTCGTCGCGCTGCGCCGCGCCAGCGACCCGTCGGGCGGTTCCGACGCCTCCGCGTCGTCGGGGGCGCTGCCGCTGCAGGCCGGTGACTCCGTGCTGGTCCGCGGACCGTGGGAGGCGCTGCACCGCTACACCCGGTCGCCGGACGTCATCGCCGTCGAGGCCTCGCAGAGCCTGCAGCGCAGCGTGCCCCTCGGGCTCGGCTGGAAGCGCTGCCTCGGGGTGCTGGTCGCGACTATCGGGCTCCTCGCGACCGGCGCCGTCCCGCCGGTGATCGTCGGGCTGCTGGCCGCGGCGGCCCTCGTGCTGCTGCGGGTCATCACGGTCCCCCAGGGCCTGCGGGCGATCTCCTGGGACACCGTGATCCTGATCGGCGCGCTCATCCCGCTGTCGGCGGCGTTCGTGTCCTCGGGCGCGGCCGAGGCGATCGCCGAGCTGGTGATGCGGCTGACCGGGAGTGGCTCCCCCTACTTCGCGCTGCTGGCGGTGTGCGCGCTCACGCTCGTGCTCGGGCAGTTCATCTCGAACGTGGCGACCGTCCTCGTCATGGCGCCGGTCGCGGTGTCCTTCGCGCAGACGCTCGACGTGAGCGTGCAGCCGTTCATGATGGCCCTCGCGGTGGTCGGGGCGGCCGCGTTCCTCACCCCGATCGCGACGCCGGTCAACCTGATGGTGCTGCAGCCCGGGGGCTACCGGTTCGGGGACTACTGGCGGCTGGGACTGCCGCTGGCGCTCGTGTTCCTGGCGGCGGCCGTGTTCTACGTGCCGGTGGTCTGGCCGTTCTGA